The proteins below come from a single Natrinema sp. SYSU A 869 genomic window:
- a CDS encoding aminotransferase class III-fold pyridoxal phosphate-dependent enzyme, with the protein MDRATVEPQVDAIPGERASEWVDYHHEFAAPSTYVYEFVWDTTAEAVGPFCTDVDSNVLLDFTSHVAAAPLGYNNPAIREKLEAFDLVDPLKIAGQDFYVSGGGRPDDPDFPGPTQLMDRLIAMTDHYDMDRVFLSNSGAEAVENAIKICYAAGGHRAFTFDGAFHGRTLGALSLNRSKTVHRSGFPEIPGVVSVPYPATDEEYETRWRTDGPGGNVVADALHPERGVIDPSEVAYLILEPIQGEGGYRVPHPEFARDLEALRDRYGLRIIADEIQSGLGRTGELWAVDHLDLTPDVITSGKGLRVGATISRSDVFPQETGRLSSTWGAGDLVAAMQGVLTIDTIHEENLLANVRERGDQFRTILEDAITDGDAPGMIDVRGRGLMLAVEFDTNDRRDAVLEHAFRQGLLTLGCGYKTLRLLPPLDVTEREIELGARLLFESIERVAEVRS; encoded by the coding sequence ATGGACCGCGCAACGGTCGAACCGCAGGTAGACGCGATTCCAGGCGAACGGGCCAGCGAGTGGGTCGACTATCACCACGAGTTCGCCGCTCCAAGTACGTACGTCTATGAGTTCGTCTGGGATACGACCGCCGAGGCTGTCGGGCCCTTCTGTACCGACGTCGACAGCAACGTCCTGCTGGACTTTACGAGTCACGTCGCGGCCGCGCCGCTGGGGTACAACAACCCAGCGATCCGCGAAAAACTCGAGGCATTCGACCTCGTCGATCCCCTGAAGATCGCGGGTCAAGACTTCTACGTCAGCGGTGGTGGCCGGCCGGACGATCCTGACTTTCCCGGTCCGACACAGCTGATGGACCGGCTGATCGCGATGACCGACCACTACGATATGGATCGGGTCTTCCTCTCGAACTCCGGTGCGGAGGCCGTCGAGAACGCGATTAAGATCTGCTACGCTGCAGGCGGCCACCGCGCGTTCACGTTCGACGGTGCGTTCCACGGCCGCACGCTGGGCGCGCTCTCGCTCAACCGCTCGAAGACCGTCCACCGGAGCGGCTTCCCCGAGATTCCGGGCGTCGTCAGCGTTCCCTATCCCGCGACCGACGAGGAATACGAAACCCGCTGGCGAACCGACGGTCCCGGCGGCAACGTCGTCGCCGACGCGCTCCACCCCGAGCGCGGCGTCATCGATCCGTCGGAAGTCGCCTATCTCATCCTCGAGCCGATTCAGGGCGAGGGCGGCTATCGGGTCCCTCACCCCGAGTTCGCTCGCGACCTCGAGGCGCTTCGCGATCGGTACGGTCTCAGGATCATCGCGGACGAGATCCAGTCCGGACTGGGTCGGACCGGCGAACTGTGGGCCGTCGACCACCTGGATCTCACGCCGGACGTCATCACGAGCGGGAAGGGGCTCCGCGTCGGCGCGACGATCTCGCGCTCGGACGTGTTCCCCCAAGAAACGGGCCGCCTCTCCTCGACGTGGGGCGCGGGCGACCTCGTTGCTGCGATGCAGGGCGTCCTCACGATCGACACCATCCACGAGGAGAACCTGCTCGCGAACGTCCGCGAGCGAGGCGATCAGTTCCGGACGATCCTCGAGGACGCCATCACGGATGGCGACGCGCCCGGCATGATCGACGTCCGTGGCCGCGGGCTCATGCTCGCCGTGGAGTTCGATACGAACGACCGTCGCGACGCGGTCCTCGAACACGCGTTCCGACAGGGCCTGTTGACACTCGGCTGTGGTTACAAGACGCTGCGATTGCTGCCACCGCTCGATGTCACCGAACGGGAGATCGAGCTAGGGGCGCGCTTGCTCTTCGAATCGATCGAGCGGGTTGCGGAGGTACGTTCGTAA
- a CDS encoding cation:proton antiporter → MAIIEPLGHHELFLVIVQLTLLLFVARAVGEAFSRIGQPTVVGELLAGVLLGPSVLGLIAPGVYESLFAVSENQFHLLEIVSWLGLIMLLIVTGLETDVDLIVSKGRTAAILSLGGIIVPFTTGFALGWVLPVMFIASPDQRLVFSLFIGTAMSISAIPVIAKVLIELDVIRRDIGQLILAAGMIDDTIGWILLATVAGLARTGIVDIGSVATTIFSVIVFLGLSFTIGRRFVAALVRWVGNVLGSDVALVSTVMVLALAAGALTQYMGLEAILGAFVVGVLVGQVKRFTYDLRHILEVITLGVFAPLFFAIAGLRMDVAALFDVTVFTVGLVVFGIACFGKFAGIMGASRLAGLSRWEGITIGGGMNARGAMEIIVATIGLGAGILTTDMYSIIVAIAIATSLIAPAIMRWSIPKIEIGEEERERIDREEFLRESFVNNLTRILLPTRGGVDSQYAARLLDPLVRNREIDLDVMYVSDAPDDPNGRHNGLLERPRNSRFALGRAERGSGEAPAVTSAEADRLFEPIERRLRERDQPSRTFVRETRETISETILNELNAGYDLAVFAESVANDHSNDSLFSVTVDRLIQEATCPKMVVSTPFDPDSSTDRIDDPIDRILLPTVGTMSNRHAAEIAFTIAAAENALVEIVHVVDEPQFNDRFATRPDLSEQVRIGEQIVDREAKFGRQLGATVLTRVMLSETPETEIVDLADRTDADVIVLASNIRPISRRAFLGHRVEYVVRNAPCPVAVLSSL, encoded by the coding sequence ATGGCAATTATCGAACCGCTTGGGCACCACGAACTGTTTCTCGTCATCGTCCAGCTCACGCTGTTGCTCTTCGTCGCACGGGCAGTCGGCGAGGCGTTCAGTCGGATCGGCCAGCCGACGGTCGTCGGCGAATTGCTCGCAGGTGTTCTACTCGGTCCCTCGGTGCTCGGCCTCATCGCACCAGGTGTCTACGAGTCGCTGTTCGCGGTCTCGGAAAACCAGTTCCACCTGCTCGAGATCGTCTCGTGGCTCGGCCTCATCATGTTGTTGATCGTCACCGGTCTCGAGACGGACGTCGATCTCATCGTCAGCAAGGGGCGAACGGCGGCCATCCTTTCGCTCGGCGGGATCATCGTGCCCTTTACGACCGGATTTGCGCTGGGATGGGTGCTCCCCGTCATGTTCATCGCTTCGCCCGACCAGCGGCTCGTATTCAGCCTCTTCATCGGGACGGCCATGAGCATCTCCGCGATCCCCGTCATCGCGAAAGTACTCATTGAACTCGATGTCATCCGTCGCGACATCGGGCAACTGATCCTCGCTGCGGGGATGATCGACGACACGATCGGGTGGATCCTGTTGGCCACCGTCGCCGGACTCGCTCGAACCGGCATCGTCGATATCGGATCGGTCGCGACGACTATTTTCTCGGTGATCGTCTTTCTCGGACTCTCGTTTACCATCGGTCGTCGGTTCGTCGCGGCACTCGTTCGCTGGGTCGGGAACGTCCTCGGCAGTGACGTTGCGCTGGTCTCGACGGTGATGGTGCTCGCGCTCGCAGCGGGCGCGCTCACCCAGTACATGGGGCTCGAGGCGATACTTGGTGCGTTCGTCGTCGGGGTTCTGGTCGGTCAGGTCAAGCGCTTCACCTACGATCTTCGGCACATCCTCGAAGTGATCACGCTCGGCGTCTTCGCGCCGCTGTTCTTCGCGATCGCCGGGCTCCGAATGGACGTCGCTGCCCTGTTCGACGTGACGGTGTTCACCGTAGGACTCGTCGTCTTCGGGATAGCATGTTTCGGGAAGTTCGCCGGGATCATGGGCGCGTCCCGGCTGGCCGGCCTCTCGAGGTGGGAGGGAATCACAATCGGCGGTGGCATGAACGCTCGCGGAGCGATGGAAATCATCGTCGCGACTATCGGACTCGGTGCCGGCATCTTGACGACGGATATGTACAGCATCATCGTCGCGATTGCCATCGCGACCTCGTTGATCGCACCGGCGATCATGCGGTGGTCGATCCCCAAGATCGAGATCGGCGAGGAAGAGCGCGAGCGCATCGATCGCGAGGAGTTCCTTCGGGAGAGCTTTGTTAACAATCTTACTAGAATCCTGTTGCCGACCCGCGGCGGTGTGGACAGCCAGTACGCTGCCCGCCTCCTCGATCCGCTCGTTCGCAATCGCGAGATCGACCTGGACGTAATGTACGTGAGCGACGCTCCCGACGACCCGAACGGAAGGCACAACGGGCTCCTCGAGAGACCCCGAAACAGCCGCTTCGCACTGGGACGAGCGGAGCGCGGATCCGGGGAGGCTCCCGCCGTCACGTCGGCCGAGGCTGACCGCCTTTTCGAACCGATCGAACGCCGATTACGCGAACGGGATCAGCCGTCGAGAACGTTCGTTCGCGAGACTCGAGAGACCATCTCCGAGACGATTCTCAACGAGTTGAACGCAGGCTACGATCTCGCCGTCTTCGCCGAGTCGGTCGCCAATGACCATTCCAACGACTCCCTGTTTAGCGTGACGGTCGACCGTCTCATCCAGGAGGCAACCTGCCCGAAGATGGTCGTCAGCACACCGTTCGATCCGGATTCGTCGACCGACCGGATCGATGACCCCATCGACCGAATCCTCCTCCCGACGGTCGGGACAATGTCCAATCGCCACGCCGCCGAGATAGCGTTCACCATCGCCGCAGCGGAAAACGCGCTCGTCGAGATCGTTCACGTCGTTGACGAGCCCCAATTTAACGATCGGTTCGCCACCCGCCCGGACCTCTCGGAGCAGGTTCGGATCGGCGAACAGATCGTTGATCGGGAGGCGAAATTCGGCAGGCAACTCGGCGCAACGGTGCTGACGAGGGTGATGCTCTCGGAGACTCCCGAAACAGAGATCGTCGACCTCGCCGACCGGACCGACGCCGACGTGATCGTTCTGGCGTCGAACATACGCCCGATCTCTCGGCGAGCGTTTCTCGGCCATCGCGTCGAGTACGTCGTTCGGAACGCTCCGTGTCCGGTCGCGGTGCTCAGTTCGCTCTAA
- the purD gene encoding phosphoribosylamine--glycine ligase yields the protein MRENVLLIGGGGREHAIARALEDSEADLYACAGNRNPGIARIAAGFETLETTNPKAVVEYAEEIDATIAVIGPEAPLEAGVADELEATGIYAFGPKEEDARIETDKAFQRRFMQENDVPGCPDFETFDDMDAACDFIDDYDGDLAIKPAGLTGGKGVKVIGDQVTAEEGKEYIRDSDYDRIVLEERLIGEEFTVQAFVANGEFRTAPAVQDHKRAYEGDEGPNTGGMGSYSDATDELPFMTESDYEEAVSIIEATVDALDDYRGILYGQFMLTTTGPRVVEFNARFGDPEAMNSLPVLETDFLEILIAARDGEALPELSFADQATVCKYAVPDGYPTEPEAGAKVQVDEESAGDALLYYASVDERDDGIYTTTSRSFALVGVADSISEAEEIAEEALGVAGEEGLRVRHDIGKSALIQRRIDHMNELRGE from the coding sequence ATGCGAGAGAACGTGCTGCTGATCGGGGGCGGCGGCCGCGAGCACGCCATCGCCCGCGCGCTCGAGGACAGTGAGGCCGACCTGTACGCTTGTGCTGGCAACCGAAACCCCGGTATCGCCCGCATCGCGGCCGGGTTCGAGACGCTCGAGACGACGAACCCCAAGGCCGTCGTCGAGTACGCCGAAGAGATCGACGCGACGATCGCCGTCATTGGTCCGGAAGCGCCCCTCGAGGCCGGCGTCGCGGACGAACTCGAGGCCACGGGCATCTACGCCTTCGGCCCGAAGGAAGAAGACGCTCGTATCGAGACGGACAAGGCATTTCAGCGCCGCTTCATGCAGGAGAACGACGTTCCGGGCTGTCCGGATTTCGAGACGTTCGACGACATGGACGCGGCCTGCGATTTCATCGACGACTACGACGGCGACCTCGCGATCAAGCCTGCCGGGCTGACCGGCGGCAAAGGCGTCAAGGTCATCGGCGATCAGGTAACGGCGGAAGAGGGCAAGGAATACATTCGTGACTCCGACTACGACCGGATCGTCCTCGAGGAACGACTGATCGGCGAGGAGTTCACCGTCCAAGCGTTCGTCGCCAACGGCGAGTTCCGAACCGCACCCGCAGTCCAGGACCACAAGCGCGCCTACGAGGGCGACGAGGGACCGAACACGGGGGGCATGGGCAGCTACTCCGACGCAACGGACGAACTGCCATTCATGACCGAGTCAGACTACGAGGAGGCCGTCTCGATTATCGAAGCCACCGTTGACGCCCTCGACGACTATCGGGGCATCCTCTACGGCCAGTTCATGCTGACCACTACCGGCCCTCGCGTCGTCGAATTCAACGCCCGCTTCGGTGACCCCGAGGCGATGAACTCCCTCCCTGTCCTCGAGACCGACTTCCTCGAGATCCTGATCGCTGCGCGCGACGGCGAAGCCCTGCCCGAACTCAGCTTCGCCGACCAGGCGACGGTCTGCAAGTACGCCGTACCGGACGGCTACCCGACAGAGCCCGAGGCCGGGGCGAAGGTACAGGTCGACGAGGAAAGTGCTGGGGACGCCTTACTGTACTACGCCAGTGTGGACGAGCGCGACGACGGCATCTACACGACTACCTCGCGGTCGTTTGCGCTGGTCGGTGTCGCCGACTCAATCAGTGAGGCCGAGGAAATCGCCGAGGAGGCGCTCGGGGTCGCCGGCGAGGAGGGACTGCGCGTGCGCCACGACATCGGTAAATCCGCTCTCATCCAGCGCCGAATCGACCACATGAACGAGCTTCGCGGCGAGTAA
- the thyA gene encoding thymidylate synthase, with the protein MQQYLELVDTVLSTGTHKPNRTGVDTISSFSEHYEVDLQEGYPLLTTKDMDGYRWNSMLHEVCWYLSGEEHIRDLREETKIWDAWADDDGKLDTAYGRFWRRFPVPDGDARLEGESWPDESHQWVTEEADGRRTFDQLQYVIDTLSDSPNSRRLVVNAWHPANAAVSTLPPCHYSFVFNVQGDRLNCHLTQRSGDTALGIPFNIAAYALLTKVIAQQTGFEPGTFAHTVVDTHVYCGRGDRGDWYADNLEALQSRLANADERADYLDIKAWLESEAPAEANGDERLDHIPGLLEQLSREPLERPSLEVADVSIDELSYEDVELRDYESHEGLEFSVAE; encoded by the coding sequence ATGCAACAGTACCTCGAGCTCGTCGACACGGTCCTCTCGACGGGGACTCACAAACCCAATCGGACCGGCGTCGACACCATTTCGTCGTTCAGCGAGCACTACGAGGTGGATCTACAGGAGGGGTATCCGCTGCTCACGACCAAGGATATGGACGGCTACCGCTGGAACTCGATGCTCCACGAAGTTTGCTGGTATCTCTCCGGCGAGGAACACATCCGCGATCTCCGCGAGGAAACCAAGATCTGGGACGCCTGGGCCGACGACGACGGGAAACTGGACACGGCGTATGGCCGCTTCTGGCGTCGGTTCCCAGTTCCGGATGGGGACGCGCGACTCGAGGGCGAGTCCTGGCCCGACGAGAGCCACCAGTGGGTCACTGAGGAAGCTGACGGCCGGCGGACGTTCGATCAGTTGCAGTACGTGATCGACACCCTCTCGGATTCACCGAACTCCCGGCGACTGGTGGTCAACGCGTGGCATCCCGCCAACGCGGCCGTCTCGACGCTGCCGCCCTGCCACTACTCGTTCGTCTTCAACGTGCAGGGCGACCGGCTGAACTGCCACCTCACGCAGCGGTCTGGCGACACCGCGCTCGGCATCCCGTTCAATATCGCGGCCTACGCGCTCCTGACGAAGGTCATCGCCCAGCAGACCGGCTTCGAACCGGGCACGTTCGCCCACACCGTCGTCGACACCCACGTCTACTGCGGCCGCGGTGACCGCGGTGACTGGTACGCCGACAACCTCGAGGCACTCCAGTCCCGACTGGCCAACGCTGACGAGCGCGCGGACTATCTGGATATCAAGGCGTGGCTCGAGTCCGAAGCGCCGGCCGAGGCCAACGGCGACGAGCGCCTCGATCACATCCCCGGCCTGCTCGAGCAACTGTCTCGAGAGCCCCTCGAGCGGCCGTCGCTCGAGGTTGCGGACGTCTCGATCGACGAGCTATCGTACGAGGACGTCGAACTCCGGGACTATGAGTCCCACGAGGGCCTCGAGTTTTCGGTGGCCGAATGA
- a CDS encoding dihydrofolate reductase, with translation MSEDRNAPGDATPALEADRELVGIVAVADNGVIGKDGDMPWHIPADLQHFKETTMDHPVIMGRVTYEGILETLGEPLPGRTTVVLTNRDLETPDGAVVAHDLETALEKASTAAQERHGDADRIFVAGGATVYEQFLPALDRLIVTEVHEEPDGDTTFPDWDREEWRELERDDRDGFAFVEYVSAGSTVE, from the coding sequence ATGAGCGAGGATCGGAACGCGCCGGGGGACGCGACGCCCGCGCTCGAGGCTGACCGCGAACTCGTCGGTATCGTCGCGGTCGCCGACAACGGCGTCATCGGGAAGGACGGCGACATGCCCTGGCACATCCCCGCGGATCTCCAGCACTTCAAGGAGACGACAATGGATCACCCGGTCATCATGGGCCGGGTGACCTACGAGGGAATCCTCGAGACCCTCGGCGAACCGCTGCCCGGGCGAACGACGGTCGTACTGACGAACCGGGACCTCGAGACGCCCGACGGCGCCGTGGTCGCACACGACCTCGAGACCGCACTCGAGAAGGCGTCAACGGCCGCACAGGAGCGCCACGGTGACGCCGATCGGATCTTCGTCGCGGGTGGGGCGACCGTCTACGAGCAGTTCCTGCCAGCACTCGATCGGTTGATCGTCACCGAAGTCCACGAGGAACCCGACGGCGATACCACCTTCCCCGACTGGGATCGCGAGGAGTGGCGCGAACTCGAGCGGGACGACCGCGACGGCTTTGCGTTCGTCGAGTATGTCAGCGCGGGATCGACGGTCGAGTAG
- a CDS encoding twin-arginine translocation signal domain-containing protein — protein sequence MSEQDTTGDSRRSFMAKSALATGAVALGTLGTGTVSAQAEEAAVFASALLPGVDFDVIAELPTSTTVDLLQAEGETLQTISQPDEWNGHIIRYDIGQDSGYTTFLFVRGGRLSTDDSGSIGEEASVLAEELNLMSTTVSGNGGNGDIVEDDEEDIVEDDEEDGVSETNVTVTEGGNVTENGGE from the coding sequence ATGAGCGAACAAGATACGACAGGCGACTCGAGACGGTCGTTCATGGCGAAAAGCGCGCTCGCGACGGGCGCAGTAGCGCTTGGAACGCTCGGGACAGGCACGGTCAGTGCACAGGCTGAAGAAGCAGCGGTCTTCGCGTCGGCCCTCCTTCCAGGGGTGGACTTCGACGTGATCGCCGAGCTCCCGACGAGCACGACAGTCGATCTGTTACAGGCGGAAGGGGAAACCTTGCAGACGATCTCCCAGCCCGACGAGTGGAACGGGCACATCATCCGATACGATATCGGACAGGATTCGGGATACACGACGTTCCTGTTCGTGCGCGGTGGGCGGCTGAGCACTGATGACAGCGGTTCGATCGGCGAAGAGGCGTCGGTGCTGGCCGAAGAACTGAACCTCATGAGCACGACAGTTAGCGGTAATGGCGGTAATGGTGATATTGTTGAAGACGACGAAGAAGATATTGTTGAAGACGACGAAGAAGACGGAGTGTCCGAAACCAACGTGACCGTGACCGAAGGCGGCAACGTAACCGAGAACGGAGGTGAATAA
- a CDS encoding thioredoxin domain-containing protein: MDSSTARNRLDEEESPYLRQHADNPVNWQPWDDQALEAAKERDVPIFLSIGYSACHWCHVMADESFADEEVANVLNENFVPIKVDREERPDVDSIYMTVCQLVSGQGGWPLSAWLTPEGKPFFIGTYFPKEGQRGQPGFRDLCERISDSWESEEDRAEMENRAEQWTDAATDQLEETPDGAGVEAGAAAEPPSSDVLETAADAVLRSADRQHGGFGSSGPKFPQPSRLRVLARAYDRTGQEEYREVFAETLDAMAAGGLYDHVGGGFHRYCVDRDWTVPHFEKMLYDNAEIPRAFLTGYQLTGEDRYAEIVADTLTFVDRELTHDEGGFFSTLDAQSESPATGEREEGAFYVWTPEEVHDVLEDETDAALFCARYDITESGNFEGRNQPNRVAKVSELASQFDLAEHEILKRLDSARKRLFEAREERPRPNRDEKVLAGWNGLMISTYAEAALTLGENDYAETAVDALEFVRDRLWDEDDKRLSRRYKDGNVKVDGYLEDYAFLARGALDCYQATGEVDHLAFALELARVIEIEFWDAERGTLYFTPESGESLVTRPQELGDQSTPSATGVAVETLLALDAFADEDFEGIAATVLETHANTLEASALEHATLCLTADRLATGALEVTIAADDLPTQWRDRFTSRYLPDRLFALRPPTEEGLEEWLETLGLEDAPAIWAGREARDEEPTLYVCRDRTCSPPTHDVDEALEWLGDNADALDMTETTLDESESPF, encoded by the coding sequence ATGGATTCCTCGACCGCGCGCAATCGGCTCGACGAGGAGGAGAGCCCCTATCTGCGCCAGCACGCGGACAACCCCGTCAACTGGCAGCCCTGGGACGACCAGGCTCTCGAGGCCGCGAAAGAACGCGACGTGCCGATCTTCCTCTCGATCGGCTACTCGGCGTGTCACTGGTGTCACGTGATGGCGGACGAGAGCTTCGCCGACGAGGAGGTTGCCAACGTTCTGAACGAGAACTTCGTCCCGATCAAGGTCGACCGCGAGGAGCGCCCGGACGTCGACAGCATCTACATGACCGTCTGCCAGCTCGTTTCCGGGCAGGGCGGCTGGCCGCTGTCGGCGTGGCTCACCCCCGAGGGCAAGCCCTTCTTCATTGGGACGTACTTCCCGAAAGAGGGCCAGCGCGGCCAGCCCGGCTTTCGCGATCTCTGTGAACGCATCAGCGACTCCTGGGAGAGCGAGGAGGACCGCGCCGAGATGGAGAATCGGGCCGAGCAGTGGACCGACGCCGCGACGGATCAACTCGAGGAGACGCCGGATGGGGCGGGAGTCGAGGCCGGCGCTGCCGCGGAGCCGCCCTCGAGCGACGTACTGGAGACGGCCGCCGACGCAGTGCTCCGGAGCGCCGACCGCCAGCACGGCGGCTTCGGCTCGAGCGGACCGAAGTTCCCCCAGCCGTCGCGACTGCGCGTCCTCGCCCGGGCGTACGATCGAACCGGTCAGGAGGAGTACCGCGAGGTCTTCGCGGAGACGCTGGACGCGATGGCCGCGGGCGGGCTCTACGACCACGTTGGCGGCGGCTTCCACCGCTACTGCGTCGACCGGGACTGGACGGTCCCCCACTTCGAGAAGATGCTCTATGATAACGCCGAAATCCCGCGGGCGTTCCTCACGGGCTACCAGCTGACCGGCGAGGACCGCTACGCCGAGATCGTCGCGGACACGCTGACGTTCGTCGATCGGGAACTGACCCACGACGAGGGCGGCTTCTTCAGCACCCTCGACGCCCAGAGCGAGTCCCCCGCGACCGGCGAGCGCGAGGAGGGGGCGTTCTACGTCTGGACGCCCGAGGAAGTACACGACGTCCTCGAGGACGAGACCGACGCCGCCCTCTTCTGTGCGCGCTACGACATCACGGAGTCGGGTAACTTCGAGGGGCGGAACCAGCCGAATCGGGTGGCCAAGGTGTCGGAACTCGCCAGCCAGTTCGATCTCGCGGAGCACGAGATCCTGAAACGACTCGATTCGGCCCGAAAGCGGCTGTTCGAGGCCCGCGAGGAGCGACCGCGACCGAATCGGGACGAGAAGGTCCTCGCCGGCTGGAACGGGCTGATGATCTCGACCTACGCCGAGGCGGCGCTGACGCTCGGCGAGAACGACTACGCCGAGACCGCCGTCGATGCCCTCGAGTTCGTCCGCGACCGGCTCTGGGACGAAGACGACAAACGGCTCTCACGGCGCTACAAAGATGGGAACGTCAAGGTCGACGGCTATCTCGAGGACTACGCCTTCCTCGCGCGGGGCGCACTCGACTGCTACCAGGCTACCGGCGAGGTCGACCACCTCGCGTTCGCGCTCGAGCTGGCCCGCGTCATCGAGATCGAATTCTGGGATGCCGAGCGCGGCACGCTCTACTTCACGCCCGAGAGCGGCGAATCGCTGGTAACCCGACCGCAGGAACTAGGCGACCAGTCGACGCCCTCCGCGACCGGCGTGGCGGTCGAGACCCTGCTCGCGCTCGACGCATTCGCCGACGAGGACTTCGAGGGAATCGCCGCGACCGTCCTCGAGACCCACGCCAACACGCTCGAGGCGAGCGCGCTCGAGCACGCGACGCTCTGTCTTACCGCCGACCGGCTCGCGACCGGCGCGCTCGAGGTGACCATCGCAGCCGACGACCTGCCGACCCAGTGGCGCGACCGGTTCACCTCGCGGTATCTCCCCGATCGGCTCTTCGCGCTGCGACCGCCGACCGAGGAGGGACTCGAAGAGTGGCTCGAGACGCTCGGACTCGAGGACGCACCCGCAATCTGGGCGGGACGCGAAGCGCGCGACGAGGAACCGACGCTGTACGTCTGTCGCGATCGGACGTGTTCACCGCCGACCCACGACGTGGACGAGGCACTCGAGTGGTTGGGAGATAACGCCGATGCCCTCGATATGACTGAGACGACGCTGGACGAGTCAGAGAGTCCGTTTTAG
- a CDS encoding thioredoxin family protein, producing MSLETMQPNPTWDAASYEESVEALEAHTDELVYKIWAGDWCKDCRALLPDFGAALEAAEVPDERIEEVNVDQDKEGPGVEEYGIEYIPTIVVENDAGEEITRFVEEEDVPPAVWLAEEIETKLA from the coding sequence ATGAGTCTCGAGACCATGCAGCCGAACCCGACGTGGGACGCGGCGTCCTACGAGGAGTCGGTCGAGGCGCTCGAAGCGCACACTGACGAACTAGTGTACAAGATCTGGGCCGGCGACTGGTGTAAGGACTGTCGCGCTCTCCTGCCCGACTTCGGCGCAGCGCTCGAGGCAGCCGAGGTCCCAGACGAGCGTATCGAGGAAGTCAACGTCGATCAGGACAAGGAAGGGCCGGGCGTCGAGGAGTACGGCATCGAGTACATCCCGACGATCGTGGTGGAGAACGACGCGGGTGAGGAGATCACCCGGTTCGTCGAGGAAGAGGACGTGCCGCCGGCGGTCTGGCTCGCTGAAGAGATCGAGACGAAACTGGCGTAA
- a CDS encoding PLP-dependent cysteine synthase family protein, with protein sequence MKGSILDTIGSPLVQVDSPEGATVAAKIESFNPGGSAKDRPAREMIRAAERDGLIEPGDWLVEPTSGNTGIGLALVAAARDYDLTIVMPSDKSKERQQIMAAYGADLELVDGEMADARARAEELEEQGAIQLGQFQNPANPDAHYQTTGEEIIEQVGDREVDALVAGVGTGGTISGIGRRLREEFPDVEIVAVEPATNAVLSTGEAGKDDFQGMGPGFVSDNLDLDLLDRVETVKLEDAEEECRRLAREEGVLVGQSSGATSLVSQRVAREIAEPDLECPEVPTAFDEGQQPASPETDGGQAVDDCPLIVTVFWDSGERYLSTGLFD encoded by the coding sequence ATGAAAGGGAGCATCCTGGACACGATCGGCTCGCCGCTGGTCCAGGTCGACTCGCCGGAGGGCGCAACGGTCGCGGCCAAGATCGAATCGTTCAACCCCGGCGGCTCGGCCAAGGACCGGCCGGCCCGCGAGATGATTCGGGCCGCCGAACGCGACGGGCTGATCGAGCCCGGTGACTGGCTCGTCGAACCCACCAGCGGCAACACTGGTATCGGCCTCGCGCTCGTCGCGGCCGCCCGTGACTACGACCTGACGATCGTCATGCCGTCGGACAAGTCCAAGGAACGCCAGCAGATCATGGCCGCCTACGGGGCCGACCTCGAACTCGTCGACGGCGAAATGGCCGACGCTCGCGCTCGAGCCGAGGAACTCGAGGAGCAGGGCGCGATCCAGCTTGGCCAGTTCCAGAACCCCGCGAACCCCGACGCACACTATCAGACGACCGGCGAGGAGATCATCGAGCAGGTCGGCGACCGCGAGGTCGATGCCCTCGTCGCCGGCGTCGGCACCGGTGGCACCATCTCGGGAATCGGTCGCCGACTCCGTGAGGAGTTCCCCGATGTCGAGATCGTCGCCGTCGAACCGGCCACAAACGCCGTCCTCTCGACCGGCGAAGCCGGCAAAGATGACTTTCAGGGAATGGGGCCCGGCTTCGTCAGCGACAACCTCGACCTCGACCTGCTCGACCGCGTGGAAACCGTGAAGCTCGAGGACGCCGAGGAAGAGTGCCGTCGGCTCGCTCGCGAGGAAGGCGTCCTCGTCGGTCAATCCAGCGGCGCGACGAGCCTCGTCTCCCAGCGCGTCGCACGCGAAATCGCCGAGCCGGACCTTGAGTGTCCGGAGGTGCCGACGGCGTTCGACGAGGGACAACAGCCGGCCTCGCCCGAAACCGATGGCGGGCAGGCAGTCGACGACTGCCCGCTTATCGTCACTGTCTTCTGGGACAGCGGCGAACGGTACCTCTCGACCGGCCTCTTCGACTGA